A section of the Thalassospira sp. TSL5-1 genome encodes:
- a CDS encoding amino acid ABC transporter ATP-binding/permease protein: protein MLRGAALSIVVLAMGAALLGLSGWFITAAAAAGLVGAGAVFDVFRPSAMVRFLALGRAAARYGERMLTHDATLRALETLRSRVLATYVNAPYPRMIRMRGAQVLNRLTADIDALDGVSLRLVLPIIAAISTLVLACILLWWLVAPAIGIWIAGAYLAGAIVIFIWMARFSIPLSRREEVAAQAFRTRLIDLIRARRDLAVYGHLVAQKEHVRTADTRRQALQRRLDYGERQVGALLAILTTIVSAGALGIGMMLVQSRQIDPAFAALGFFAALALAETLLPLRRAVSDLGRMADAARRIRRDLADPAAMPVPPENPAHPARETDLRVTDLTLQRLDSAEDSLPILTALSLVAKPGKTIALTGPSGRGKSTLLLAIAGLHPITAGHITIAGKEITDWSEADLRTCLTLLPQRSTLMAGTIADALRMAGPADDAHLWRLLSAVQLDTVIKQKGGLSAMIGSRGEGLSGGEARRLVLARALVRNPRILLLDEPTEGLDDTTARAVLQGIRTVLPNAVILIAAHRQAEREFADQILELK from the coding sequence ATGTTACGGGGGGCTGCGCTCAGTATTGTCGTGCTCGCGATGGGGGCCGCACTTCTGGGGCTGTCAGGGTGGTTTATTACAGCGGCAGCAGCCGCCGGGCTTGTTGGTGCAGGCGCGGTGTTTGATGTGTTTCGCCCCTCGGCGATGGTGCGATTTCTGGCCCTTGGCCGTGCGGCAGCGCGCTATGGCGAGCGCATGTTAACCCATGATGCGACCCTTCGTGCGCTTGAAACATTGCGATCACGGGTATTGGCAACATATGTAAATGCCCCCTATCCCCGGATGATCCGAATGCGCGGGGCACAGGTTTTAAACCGTTTAACAGCCGATATTGACGCATTGGACGGCGTGTCTTTGCGGTTGGTCCTGCCGATCATTGCCGCAATATCAACGCTGGTGCTGGCCTGTATCCTGTTGTGGTGGCTGGTGGCGCCCGCCATCGGCATCTGGATTGCCGGTGCATATTTGGCCGGTGCAATAGTCATCTTTATATGGATGGCACGGTTTTCCATTCCGCTGTCACGGCGCGAGGAAGTCGCGGCACAGGCTTTTCGCACCCGACTGATCGACTTGATCCGCGCACGGCGCGATTTAGCGGTTTATGGCCATCTGGTGGCGCAAAAAGAACATGTGCGCACCGCCGACACCCGACGCCAAGCTTTGCAACGCCGCTTGGATTATGGCGAGCGACAGGTGGGCGCGTTGCTTGCAATTTTAACAACAATTGTTTCGGCGGGTGCCCTAGGGATCGGCATGATGCTGGTGCAATCCCGGCAAATTGACCCTGCTTTTGCTGCCTTGGGCTTTTTCGCCGCCCTGGCACTGGCAGAAACACTGTTACCATTACGGCGTGCCGTATCGGACCTGGGGCGCATGGCCGATGCCGCCCGGCGGATCAGGCGTGACCTGGCCGATCCCGCTGCCATGCCCGTTCCGCCCGAAAACCCGGCACATCCTGCCCGTGAAACGGATTTACGGGTTACGGATCTAACACTGCAACGCCTGGACTCCGCAGAAGATTCCCTGCCAATCCTTACAGCCCTGTCGCTAGTGGCAAAGCCTGGCAAGACCATTGCGCTTACGGGGCCCAGTGGACGGGGAAAATCAACGCTTTTGTTGGCCATTGCCGGCTTGCACCCCATCACGGCCGGACATATCACAATTGCGGGCAAAGAAATTACAGACTGGTCCGAAGCTGATTTACGCACCTGCCTGACATTACTGCCACAACGCAGCACCCTGATGGCAGGAACAATCGCCGACGCGCTGCGCATGGCAGGACCGGCAGATGATGCACATTTGTGGCGGCTGTTATCCGCCGTGCAGCTTGACACCGTCATCAAGCAAAAGGGCGGACTGTCTGCCATGATCGGCTCGCGCGGTGAAGGCCTGTCCGGTGGCGAGGCACGCCGCCTTGTATTGGCCCGCGCACTGGTCCGCAACCCCAGAATTCTGCTGCTTGACGAACCCACCGAAGGACTTGACGACACCACAGCAAGGGCTGTTTTGCAAGGGATACGGACGGTTCTCCCCAATGCCGTCATTTTGATTGCAGCACACAGGCAGGCAGAGCGTGAGTTTGCGGATCAAATTCTCGAATTAAAATAA
- a CDS encoding ABC transporter ATP-binding protein/permease yields the protein MRAQRISAVLSVLAALIWPLQAALVAWVLGQLLAGDIPSPLFAVSGFIALGLLRAVLTYFADAQAQFAAEIITEHARSSIIATEATRIHDSATGGAGSVAALAGEKLDLLIPFVTRYAPARARVMVVPLVILGLTFWYSWAAGLVLLVSGPLIPVFMALVGMAAKEASARQMTEIGTLNDFLVERLSALADIRLLGAGSTVLKGFVQQADDLRRRTMAVLGVAFLSSTVLELFAAIGVAMVAVYVGFSLLGVLDFGTWVAPLTPQAGIFLLLLAPDFYQPLRDLSAAWHDKAAAAAVIDEISTYQANTGRELPGRGGPAAPLPGPASIVLSGCFTLSGYALPEIAIAPGERVALVGPSGSGKTSALRLMAGLEIPAQGTVLVAQQPLSPDNADGWRARLGWMPQAPHFLTGSLRQNLTLGRNGNLEAAIKTAALDGVLKTMPGGLATHLGETGGGLSGGEARRVMLARAVFGDPDVILADEPTADLDADTAQTVMRGLLDQVNRGVTLIVATHDPALAARMDRIIELGDLS from the coding sequence ATGCGTGCACAACGCATATCGGCCGTTTTGTCTGTTTTGGCAGCATTGATTTGGCCTTTGCAGGCCGCACTTGTGGCCTGGGTGCTGGGGCAACTATTGGCAGGCGACATCCCTTCGCCGCTATTCGCCGTTTCTGGCTTTATCGCATTGGGGCTGTTACGCGCCGTTCTAACCTATTTTGCCGATGCACAGGCACAATTTGCTGCTGAAATCATTACGGAACATGCCCGCAGCAGCATTATCGCCACCGAGGCAACACGCATTCACGACAGCGCAACGGGCGGTGCCGGCAGTGTTGCGGCCCTGGCTGGCGAGAAACTTGATCTTTTAATCCCCTTTGTCACGCGCTATGCCCCGGCACGCGCCCGGGTCATGGTTGTTCCCCTGGTCATACTGGGTTTGACCTTCTGGTATTCCTGGGCAGCGGGCCTGGTGCTTCTGGTCTCCGGCCCTTTGATACCGGTCTTTATGGCGTTGGTCGGCATGGCCGCCAAAGAAGCCAGCGCCCGGCAAATGACCGAGATCGGAACACTGAATGACTTTCTTGTCGAACGGCTTTCAGCACTTGCCGATATTCGTTTGTTAGGCGCAGGCTCCACAGTTTTAAAGGGATTTGTCCAGCAGGCGGACGATCTTCGACGCCGTACAATGGCGGTCCTGGGTGTTGCATTTCTATCATCCACCGTCCTGGAACTTTTTGCAGCCATTGGTGTGGCGATGGTCGCGGTTTATGTCGGCTTTTCGCTTTTGGGTGTGCTGGATTTTGGCACATGGGTCGCCCCGCTTACACCGCAGGCAGGGATATTCCTGTTATTGCTGGCGCCGGATTTTTACCAGCCCCTGCGTGACCTTTCTGCCGCCTGGCATGACAAGGCCGCTGCCGCCGCCGTCATTGACGAAATCAGCACCTATCAGGCAAATACCGGTAGGGAATTGCCTGGGCGCGGCGGGCCTGCTGCACCTTTGCCCGGCCCGGCAAGTATTGTGTTATCTGGCTGTTTTACACTATCAGGCTATGCCTTGCCCGAAATTGCCATTGCGCCGGGCGAACGGGTCGCGCTTGTCGGCCCCAGCGGCAGTGGCAAGACCAGCGCCTTGCGGCTTATGGCGGGGCTTGAAATACCCGCACAAGGGACCGTTTTGGTGGCACAGCAGCCCCTAAGCCCTGATAACGCCGATGGCTGGCGCGCCCGGCTGGGCTGGATGCCACAGGCCCCGCATTTTCTGACAGGCAGTTTACGGCAAAACCTGACACTTGGCCGCAATGGCAACCTGGAGGCCGCGATTAAAACAGCGGCATTGGATGGTGTTTTAAAAACAATGCCAGGGGGCCTTGCAACACATTTGGGCGAAACCGGCGGCGGCCTTTCAGGTGGCGAAGCCCGACGGGTAATGTTGGCGCGGGCGGTTTTTGGGGACCCGGATGTTATCCTGGCCGATGAACCCACAGCCGACCTTGATGCCGATACCGCGCAAACGGTCATGCGCGGCCTTCTGGATCAGGTAAACCGAGGTGTAACACTGATTGTTGCCACGCATGACCCTGCCCTTGCCGCACGGATGGACCGCATCATTGAGCTTGGGGATTTGTCGTGA
- a CDS encoding MarR family winged helix-turn-helix transcriptional regulator — MIKEPAAHEIKFPFKSREELEAYLPYLITRLAYRWATDQNAALCKDGLQGAKMRMLSCLSAFGELTINELSILSVTEQSTTSRTVEQLVSSGLAERNISQSDQRVRTVRLTKDGTSTLKRLAPTINDLNQNLLRGVDEEELQNCVKVLGKMLKNIKKNQI; from the coding sequence ATGATAAAGGAGCCCGCTGCCCACGAAATCAAATTTCCGTTCAAGTCTCGCGAAGAACTGGAAGCATATTTACCTTATCTTATCACCCGACTGGCATATCGCTGGGCAACGGATCAAAATGCTGCTTTGTGCAAAGACGGGCTTCAGGGGGCAAAAATGCGTATGCTTTCATGCCTTTCGGCGTTCGGAGAACTGACAATCAACGAATTGTCGATCCTTTCCGTGACGGAGCAATCCACAACAAGCCGAACAGTAGAACAATTGGTATCTTCGGGTCTGGCAGAACGAAATATCAGCCAGTCCGACCAGCGCGTTCGGACCGTCCGATTGACCAAGGACGGGACCAGCACACTTAAGCGACTGGCGCCAACAATCAATGATCTCAATCAGAATCTCCTGCGTGGCGTAGATGAGGAAGAACTACAAAACTGTGTAAAGGTATTGGGCAAAATGCTCAAAAACATCAAAAAGAACCAAATCTAG
- a CDS encoding MarR family winged helix-turn-helix transcriptional regulator translates to MRPEIEVLDHVNKQEKEQVRVWLSIMGIHSSIFAELNRKLSDQTGISLTKFDAMAQLDRYPDGISMGELSSALRVTNGNVSGLVSRLIKDDLVFREMSLEDRRSFRVKLTPTGKAKFAQALKVHQDVLSDMFSKVAPEELSNTVKTLRNLSSKLALEA, encoded by the coding sequence ATGCGGCCAGAGATTGAGGTCCTAGATCACGTTAACAAGCAAGAAAAAGAGCAGGTCCGTGTCTGGCTGAGTATCATGGGGATACATAGTTCAATCTTCGCCGAGCTTAATCGAAAACTGTCAGACCAGACCGGAATTAGTTTAACAAAATTTGATGCTATGGCACAGCTTGACCGATATCCTGACGGTATCAGCATGGGCGAGTTGTCTAGTGCATTGCGGGTCACAAACGGTAACGTTTCCGGCCTTGTCAGCAGACTGATCAAGGATGATCTGGTTTTCAGGGAGATGTCACTGGAAGATCGCCGATCCTTTCGTGTGAAATTAACGCCAACCGGGAAGGCCAAATTTGCACAGGCCCTGAAAGTTCATCAGGACGTGTTGTCAGACATGTTTTCCAAGGTTGCCCCCGAAGAACTCTCAAACACTGTAAAAACGTTACGAAACCTCTCCTCCAAGCTGGCATTGGAGGCTTGA
- a CDS encoding thioesterase family protein translates to MNKQSQNSVDARPIALSRNDLPSGLWSGKVTFRHGQCDPAGIVYTPEFFNVFNQVIEEWFCSRLGINYYEIIGPRRTGIGYVNAAATFFAPCKMGDEVEIFVMVDKVGNKSYQLVLHAMLGDNEALRGYFTTVATSLDTHRPIPIPNDIREAMLEYSAEP, encoded by the coding sequence ATGAACAAACAATCACAAAATTCCGTCGATGCGCGTCCTATTGCCTTGTCTCGCAATGACTTACCGTCAGGATTATGGTCTGGAAAAGTCACTTTCAGGCACGGACAATGCGACCCGGCAGGTATCGTTTACACACCGGAATTCTTTAATGTGTTTAACCAGGTTATTGAGGAGTGGTTCTGCAGCCGACTTGGCATCAACTATTATGAAATTATCGGGCCCCGCCGAACAGGGATCGGCTATGTCAACGCCGCAGCTACATTTTTCGCACCTTGCAAAATGGGCGACGAGGTCGAAATTTTTGTAATGGTCGACAAAGTCGGCAACAAGTCTTATCAACTCGTGCTACATGCGATGTTGGGTGACAATGAGGCCCTGCGTGGATATTTTACGACTGTGGCAACTTCGCTGGATACGCATCGCCCAATCCCAATTCCGAACGATATTCGAGAGGCGATGCTGGAATATTCTGCGGAACCCTAA
- a CDS encoding indolepyruvate oxidoreductase subunit beta family protein — MKEATVKLDLAAAGAATERPISIAIVAMGGQGGGVLTNWIVSLAESQNWVAQSTSVPGVAQRTGTTIYYVEMMPVSGSGQKPILAQMPTPGDVDVVIASEYMEAGRSILRGIVTPDRTTLIASCHRMLSTVEKMAPGEGIADSKAVHDAIGVVARQEIIFDMNNLAVKNGSVISSAMFGSLAASGTLPFDRNAYYDVIRKSGKGVEASIRTFDAAFERTENAEQATNATELQTEKTPTPLPEGLNDTRANTLLHRIRSELPAEAHQMAFLGVQKVVDFQDVEYGNEYLDRLHELNVKDAAANGAARGFEFTVTAAKYLANAMVYDDVIRVARLKTRSTRRDRIAAEVGLQDGQILNSTEFMHPRMEEVVSSLPVGLANWLIARKGLYAWMDRRINKGRRLKTYSLRGFIPLHVVGSLKGMRRRSLRHQTETAHRTAWLAEATNALRHNYELGVAILTFRRLIKGYSDTHVRGLSKFDKVMATTKSIAHRDDAAAWARRLLTSAIKDASGDDLDGTIKTIESFI; from the coding sequence ATGAAAGAAGCGACCGTAAAACTTGATCTTGCGGCGGCCGGCGCCGCAACGGAACGCCCGATCTCCATCGCCATTGTCGCAATGGGGGGGCAAGGCGGCGGCGTGCTGACCAACTGGATTGTCAGCCTGGCAGAAAGCCAAAACTGGGTGGCCCAGTCCACGTCCGTTCCAGGTGTGGCCCAAAGAACCGGTACAACAATTTATTATGTCGAAATGATGCCGGTCAGTGGCAGCGGACAAAAACCAATTCTGGCCCAGATGCCCACACCCGGGGATGTGGATGTTGTGATCGCATCCGAATATATGGAGGCAGGCCGGTCAATCCTGCGGGGGATCGTGACACCGGATCGGACAACGCTGATTGCGTCTTGCCACAGAATGTTATCGACCGTTGAGAAAATGGCCCCGGGCGAAGGCATCGCAGATAGCAAAGCCGTCCATGACGCCATCGGGGTTGTCGCACGACAGGAAATCATCTTTGACATGAACAATCTGGCCGTAAAGAACGGCTCGGTTATCTCCTCGGCGATGTTTGGCAGCCTTGCCGCTTCAGGGACACTACCGTTTGATCGTAACGCCTATTACGACGTGATCCGTAAAAGCGGCAAAGGGGTTGAAGCCAGCATTCGCACCTTTGATGCCGCCTTTGAACGCACGGAAAATGCTGAGCAGGCAACCAACGCAACCGAACTGCAAACTGAAAAGACCCCGACGCCTTTGCCAGAAGGCCTCAATGATACCCGCGCCAATACTCTGTTACACCGTATTCGCAGCGAACTTCCGGCCGAGGCACACCAAATGGCATTCCTGGGGGTGCAAAAAGTCGTTGATTTCCAGGATGTTGAATATGGCAACGAATATCTTGATCGTTTACATGAGTTAAACGTAAAGGATGCCGCCGCCAACGGCGCGGCAAGGGGCTTTGAATTCACGGTTACGGCGGCGAAATATCTGGCGAATGCGATGGTATATGACGATGTCATTCGTGTTGCCCGCCTGAAAACCCGAAGCACACGACGGGACCGCATCGCAGCGGAAGTTGGCCTGCAGGACGGACAGATTCTCAACTCGACAGAATTCATGCACCCTCGCATGGAGGAAGTGGTTTCCAGCCTGCCCGTCGGGTTGGCAAACTGGCTGATTGCACGCAAAGGACTTTATGCGTGGATGGATCGTCGCATCAATAAGGGACGCCGATTAAAAACCTATTCCCTGCGCGGATTTATACCCCTTCATGTGGTTGGCAGCCTCAAGGGAATGCGCCGAAGATCGCTTCGCCATCAGACGGAGACAGCTCACCGAACCGCGTGGCTGGCCGAGGCCACCAACGCCTTGCGCCACAACTATGAGTTGGGGGTCGCGATCCTGACTTTCCGTCGCCTGATCAAGGGTTATTCCGACACACATGTTCGCGGTCTATCCAAGTTCGACAAGGTCATGGCAACGACAAAATCCATCGCACACAGGGATGATGCCGCTGCTTGGGCGCGCCGTCTATTAACCTCGGCAATCAAAGATGCCTCCGGCGATGATCTGGACGGCACCATCAAAACCATTGAGTCTTTCATATGA